A DNA window from Rhodanobacteraceae bacterium contains the following coding sequences:
- a CDS encoding phosphoribulokinase encodes MSQAHPIIAVTGSSGAGTTTVMKSFAHIFRREGIHAQVIEGDSFHRYDRAEMRERVRRADSGQGPPISHFGPESNLLGELATNFAEYGRSGGGRVRRYIHDAREAAELGGEPGSFTPWETIATGSDLLFYEGLHGGYVGEEGDVAAQVDLLVGVVPIINLEWIQKLHRDQHLRGYSQEAVVETILRRMPDYVKHICPQFSRTHVNFQRVPTVDTSNPFIAKDIPSADESMVVIRFANPRGIDFPYLLSMLHGAWMSRPNNIVVPGGKMGLAMQLIFTPMILRLMDLKRRAG; translated from the coding sequence ATGAGCCAGGCGCACCCGATCATCGCGGTCACCGGGTCTTCCGGAGCCGGTACTACCACGGTGATGAAGAGCTTCGCCCACATCTTCCGCCGCGAGGGCATCCACGCACAGGTGATCGAGGGCGATTCCTTCCATCGCTATGACCGCGCCGAGATGCGCGAGCGGGTGCGCCGCGCCGACTCCGGCCAGGGGCCGCCGATCAGCCACTTCGGGCCGGAGTCCAATCTGCTCGGCGAACTGGCCACCAACTTCGCCGAATACGGGCGCAGCGGGGGTGGCCGGGTGCGCCGCTACATCCACGACGCCCGCGAGGCCGCCGAGCTCGGCGGCGAGCCCGGCAGCTTTACGCCGTGGGAGACGATCGCAACCGGCAGCGATCTGCTGTTCTACGAGGGACTGCACGGCGGCTACGTCGGCGAGGAAGGCGATGTCGCCGCGCAGGTGGACTTGCTGGTCGGTGTGGTGCCGATCATCAACCTCGAGTGGATCCAGAAGCTGCACCGCGACCAGCACCTGCGCGGCTACAGCCAGGAGGCGGTGGTGGAAACCATCCTGCGGCGCATGCCGGACTACGTCAAACACATCTGCCCGCAGTTCAGCCGCACGCACGTCAACTTCCAGCGCGTGCCGACGGTGGACACCAGCAATCCCTTCATTGCCAAGGACATTCCCAGCGCGGACGAGTCGATGGTGGTGATCCGCTTCGCCAACCCGCGCGGCATCGATTTCCCCTACTTGCTGTCGATGCTGCATGGCGCCTGGATGAGCCGTCCGAACAACATCGTCGTGCCGGGCGGCAAGATGGGCCTGGCGATGCAGCTGATCTTCACCCCGATGATCCTGCGCCTGATGGACCTGAAGCGGCGCGCCGGCTGA
- a CDS encoding fructose-bisphosphate aldolase class II: MALISLRQLLEHAAEHDYGVPAFNVNNLEQIQAIMLAAADCGAPVILQASAGARKYAGEPFLRHMVLAAVESWPDIPVVLHQDHGATPAVCQQSIRSGFTSVMMDGSLREDAKTPSSYEYNVEVTRKVCEFAHAVGVSVEGELGCLGSLETGEAGDEDGVGASGKLSHAQLLTDPAQAREFVTATGVDALAIAIGTSHGAYKFTRQPTGETLAIERIAAIHAAVPQTHLVMHGSSSVPQEWLAIIREHGGAIRETYGVPIEEIVRGIRSGVRKVNIDTDIRLAMSGAMRRSLAQHPEEFDPRKALIAARDAARDICKARFDAFGCAGKAALIKPVPLERMVMRYH, encoded by the coding sequence ATGGCCCTGATCTCACTGCGCCAATTGCTGGAACACGCCGCCGAACACGACTACGGCGTGCCAGCCTTCAACGTCAACAATCTGGAGCAGATCCAGGCGATCATGCTGGCCGCGGCCGACTGCGGCGCTCCGGTCATCCTCCAGGCCTCGGCCGGCGCCCGCAAATACGCGGGCGAGCCCTTCCTGCGGCACATGGTGCTGGCGGCAGTCGAATCCTGGCCCGATATTCCCGTGGTGTTGCATCAGGACCACGGCGCCACGCCTGCGGTTTGCCAGCAATCCATCCGGTCGGGCTTCACCAGCGTGATGATGGACGGTTCGTTGCGCGAGGACGCGAAGACCCCGTCGAGCTACGAGTACAACGTCGAAGTCACGCGCAAGGTGTGCGAGTTCGCGCACGCCGTGGGCGTCTCGGTCGAAGGAGAGCTGGGGTGTCTGGGCTCGCTCGAAACCGGCGAGGCGGGCGACGAAGACGGTGTCGGGGCGTCGGGCAAGCTCAGTCATGCGCAGCTGCTGACCGATCCGGCGCAGGCGCGAGAATTCGTGACCGCCACCGGCGTCGATGCGCTGGCGATCGCGATCGGCACCAGTCACGGCGCCTACAAGTTCACCCGCCAGCCCACCGGAGAGACGCTGGCGATCGAGCGCATCGCGGCGATCCACGCGGCCGTGCCGCAAACGCATCTGGTGATGCATGGTTCGTCCAGCGTTCCGCAGGAATGGCTGGCGATCATCCGCGAACATGGCGGCGCGATCCGCGAAACCTATGGTGTGCCGATCGAGGAAATCGTGCGCGGGATCCGGAGCGGCGTGCGCAAGGTCAACATCGATACCGACATCCGGCTGGCGATGTCGGGGGCGATGCGTCGCAGCCTGGCGCAGCATCCGGAGGAGTTCGATCCGCGCAAGGCGCTGATTGCCGCCCGCGATGCGGCCCGCGATATCTGCAAGGCGCGCTTCGACGCCTTCGGCTGTGCCGGCAAGGCGGCGCTGATCAAGCCGGTGCCGTTGGAGCGTATGGTGATGCGCTACCACTGA
- a CDS encoding class 1 fructose-bisphosphatase produces the protein MHLGRTTLSKFLIQQLKDIDGASYLGALLVDVAAAVKAISAMTAKGALGGYLGALDAVNVQGETQKKLDVLANDAMLRACEWGGLVAGMASEELDEPYAIPPDYARGAYLLVFDPLDGSSNTDVNVSVGTIFSVLRHGRSEAPALADYLQPGARQVAAGYAIYGPATMLVLTVGKGTHGFTLDREIGNFILTHPNLTVGADTSEFAINTSNARFWEAPVHRYVTECQAGRSGDRGRDFNMRWIASMVAEVHRILMRGGVFMYPRDTRDPGKPGRLRLLYEANPIGFLIEQAGGRASTGRQPILDLPPAELHQRVPVILGSRNEVERIERYHAEFDAGTDRPFVSPLFNERSLFRPEARA, from the coding sequence ATGCACCTGGGACGCACCACCCTTTCCAAGTTCCTGATCCAGCAACTGAAGGACATTGACGGCGCGAGCTACCTCGGCGCGCTGCTGGTGGACGTGGCCGCGGCGGTCAAGGCGATTTCGGCGATGACTGCCAAGGGCGCGCTGGGCGGCTACCTCGGCGCGCTGGACGCCGTCAACGTGCAGGGCGAGACCCAGAAGAAGCTCGATGTGCTGGCAAACGACGCGATGTTGCGTGCCTGCGAATGGGGCGGACTGGTGGCCGGCATGGCCTCCGAAGAACTCGATGAGCCCTACGCGATCCCACCCGATTACGCCCGCGGCGCCTACCTGCTGGTCTTCGATCCGCTCGACGGCTCGTCGAATACCGATGTCAATGTCTCGGTCGGCACGATCTTCTCGGTACTGCGGCATGGTCGCAGCGAGGCACCGGCGCTGGCGGACTACCTGCAGCCGGGAGCGCGGCAGGTTGCCGCCGGTTACGCCATCTATGGCCCGGCGACGATGCTCGTGCTGACGGTCGGCAAGGGGACCCACGGGTTCACGCTGGACCGCGAGATCGGCAACTTCATCCTGACCCATCCCAACCTCACCGTGGGTGCCGACACCAGCGAGTTCGCGATCAACACCAGCAACGCGCGCTTCTGGGAGGCGCCGGTGCACCGTTACGTGACCGAGTGCCAGGCGGGCAGGAGCGGCGACCGCGGGCGCGACTTCAACATGCGCTGGATCGCGTCGATGGTGGCCGAGGTGCATCGCATCCTGATGCGCGGAGGGGTGTTCATGTATCCGCGCGACACCCGGGATCCGGGCAAGCCCGGGCGGCTGCGGCTGCTGTACGAGGCCAATCCGATCGGCTTCCTGATCGAGCAGGCCGGCGGCCGTGCCAGCACCGGGCGCCAGCCCATCCTCGACCTGCCGCCGGCCGAACTGCACCAGCGCGTGCCGGTGATCCTGGGCTCGCGCAACGAGGTCGAGCGCATCGAGCGCTACCACGCCGAGTTCGATGCCGGCACCGACCGCCCATTCGTCTCGCCGCTGTTCAACGAGCGTTCGCTGTTCCGGCCGGAAGCGCGCGCATGA
- a CDS encoding HAD-IA family hydrolase, with translation MQLAAISFDLDGTLADTAPEIAEAVNRLLLEFRREPLSLPTIARMVGAGMEPLLARVLDHLERHSPEGTLRVPFARLMQRLRVHYDATAGRRASAFPGAAGALAGLREAGFRLACVTNKDSRYASRVLAVNGLDAYIDLLVGGDSLPVRKPDARTLQHVLDRFDLVPAQLAHVGDSVTDVECARNAGVTAWALPYGYNAGLPIRLAKPDRIFDSLAALGAHVLAQRFALTD, from the coding sequence ATGCAACTGGCCGCAATCAGTTTTGACCTCGACGGGACGCTGGCCGACACCGCCCCGGAAATTGCCGAGGCGGTCAATCGCCTGTTGCTGGAATTCCGCCGCGAGCCGTTGTCTCTGCCGACCATCGCACGAATGGTTGGGGCGGGCATGGAGCCCTTGCTCGCGCGGGTGCTCGATCACCTCGAACGGCATTCACCGGAAGGGACGTTGCGGGTGCCCTTCGCCCGGCTGATGCAGCGGTTGCGAGTGCATTACGACGCCACGGCCGGCCGCCGGGCGAGCGCATTTCCCGGCGCGGCGGGTGCCCTTGCGGGCTTGCGCGAAGCGGGTTTTCGGCTGGCCTGCGTGACCAACAAGGACAGCCGTTACGCAAGCCGCGTGCTCGCGGTGAACGGTCTCGACGCCTACATCGATCTGCTCGTGGGTGGTGATTCCCTGCCGGTGCGCAAGCCGGACGCTCGTACCTTGCAGCATGTGCTGGATCGATTCGACCTGGTCCCCGCCCAACTCGCGCATGTCGGCGATTCGGTCACCGATGTCGAGTGCGCGCGCAACGCGGGTGTCACGGCATGGGCGTTGCCTTATGGCTACAACGCGGGCCTGCCGATCCGTCTTGCCAAGCCGGACCGCATTTTCGATTCGTTGGCGGCGTTGGGTGCGCATGTACTCGCCCAGCGCTTCGCCCTGACCGACTGA
- a CDS encoding methyltransferase domain-containing protein: MEIKPVSSSVVAEVPAYLQQTYWWAYVHPKAVYVFERQWLVNLILWGNFARLRDEALDALGQQLDGRTLQIACVYGNLSARLRERLAPEGKLDVVDILPVQLQNLARKLPVDPRIALHQGDSSALPMASETYDRALLFFLLHEQPEDVRRKTLAEALRVLKPGGKLVIVDYHRPSSLSPLYWPMQGILRTLEPYAMDLWRQPIDDWLPAGFKPSRIERRTSFGGLYQLIELTI, encoded by the coding sequence ATGGAAATCAAGCCGGTGTCATCGAGCGTAGTCGCTGAGGTGCCCGCATACCTCCAGCAGACGTACTGGTGGGCATATGTACACCCGAAGGCGGTGTACGTTTTCGAGCGCCAGTGGCTGGTCAACCTGATCCTGTGGGGCAATTTCGCGCGGCTGCGCGACGAAGCGCTGGATGCGCTGGGCCAGCAGCTCGATGGCCGCACGCTGCAGATCGCCTGCGTCTACGGCAACCTGAGTGCCCGCCTGCGCGAGCGCCTGGCACCGGAGGGCAAGCTGGATGTGGTCGACATCCTGCCGGTGCAACTTCAGAACCTGGCGCGCAAGCTGCCGGTCGATCCGCGCATCGCGCTGCACCAGGGCGACAGCTCGGCGCTGCCGATGGCCAGCGAGACCTATGACCGCGCGCTGCTGTTCTTCCTGCTGCACGAGCAACCCGAGGACGTCCGGCGCAAGACCCTGGCCGAAGCCCTGCGCGTGCTCAAGCCCGGCGGCAAGCTGGTGATCGTCGACTACCACCGGCCGAGCAGCCTGTCGCCGCTGTACTGGCCGATGCAGGGCATCCTGCGCACCCTCGAACCGTATGCAATGGACCTGTGGCGCCAGCCGATCGACGACTGGCTGCCCGCAGGATTCAAGCCCAGCCGGATCGAGCGTCGCACCTCGTTCGGCGGCCTCTACCAGCTGATCGAACTCACCATCTGA
- a CDS encoding ribulose bisphosphate carboxylase small subunit, with the protein MMNNPTGRLTQGQFSFLPDLSDEEIRLQVAYGLRRGYAWSVEYSDDPHPRNTYWEMYGMPMFDLRDAAGVLAELAECRKAFPRHYIRLMAFDSTRGVESIAMSFIVQRPLSEPGFALERQEVDGRRQRYSLRGYAAQRPDGERYGD; encoded by the coding sequence ATGATGAACAATCCCACCGGCCGCCTGACCCAGGGGCAGTTCAGCTTCCTGCCAGACCTCAGCGACGAGGAGATCCGCCTGCAGGTGGCCTACGGGCTGCGCCGCGGTTACGCCTGGAGCGTCGAGTACAGCGACGACCCGCACCCGCGCAACACCTACTGGGAGATGTACGGCATGCCCATGTTCGACCTGCGCGACGCCGCCGGCGTGCTGGCCGAACTTGCGGAATGCCGCAAGGCCTTCCCGCGCCACTACATCCGCCTGATGGCCTTCGACTCGACGCGCGGCGTGGAGTCGATCGCGATGAGCTTCATCGTGCAGCGGCCATTGTCCGAGCCCGGCTTTGCCTTGGAGCGCCAGGAGGTGGATGGCCGCCGGCAGCGCTACAGCCTGCGTGGCTACGCGGCGCAACGTCCCGACGGCGAGCGCTACGGCGACTGA
- a CDS encoding form I ribulose bisphosphate carboxylase large subunit, translated as MTDARQRYSAGVLKYRQMGYWEPDYQPKESDVLCLFRITPQEGVDPVEAAAAVAGESSTATWTVVWTDRLTACDSYRAKAYRVEPVPNNPGQYFAWVAYDLILFEEGSIANMTASLIGNVFSFKPLKAARLEDIRIPVAYVKTFQGPPTGLVVERERLDKFGRPLLGATTKPKLGLSGRNYGRVIYEGLKGGLDFMKDDENINSQPFMHWRDRFLWVMEGVNRASAATGEVKGSYLNVTGATMEDIYERAELAKELGSLVVMVDLIVGWPAIQSLAKWCRRKDMILHMHRAGHGTYTRQKSHGVSFRVIAKWLRLAGVDHLHAGTAVGKLEGDPLTVQGYYNVCRDARTAIDLPRGLYFEQDWADLRKVMPVASGGIHAGQMHQLIDYLGDDVVLQFGGGTIGHPDGIQAGAVANRVALEAMVKARNEGRDIAAEGPEVLRRAAQFCTPLKRALEVWKDVSFNYASTDSSDYATTPTAA; from the coding sequence ATGACCGACGCCCGCCAGCGCTACAGCGCCGGCGTGCTCAAGTACCGTCAGATGGGCTACTGGGAGCCGGACTATCAGCCGAAGGAGAGCGACGTGCTGTGCCTGTTCCGCATCACGCCGCAGGAAGGCGTCGATCCGGTCGAGGCCGCGGCTGCGGTCGCCGGCGAGTCTTCGACTGCGACCTGGACCGTGGTGTGGACCGACCGACTGACCGCCTGCGACAGCTACCGCGCCAAGGCCTATCGCGTCGAACCGGTGCCGAACAACCCCGGGCAGTACTTCGCCTGGGTGGCCTACGACCTGATCCTGTTCGAAGAGGGTTCGATCGCGAACATGACCGCGAGCCTGATCGGCAACGTGTTCAGCTTCAAGCCGCTGAAGGCGGCGCGGCTGGAGGACATCCGCATCCCGGTCGCCTATGTGAAGACTTTCCAGGGGCCGCCGACCGGCCTGGTGGTCGAGCGCGAGCGCCTGGACAAGTTCGGTCGCCCGCTGCTCGGCGCCACCACCAAGCCCAAGCTCGGCCTGTCCGGGCGCAACTACGGCCGCGTGATCTACGAGGGGCTGAAAGGCGGCCTCGATTTCATGAAGGACGACGAGAACATCAACTCGCAGCCCTTCATGCACTGGCGCGACCGCTTCCTGTGGGTGATGGAAGGCGTCAACCGCGCGTCCGCGGCAACCGGCGAGGTCAAGGGCAGCTACCTCAACGTCACCGGCGCAACCATGGAAGACATCTACGAACGCGCCGAACTGGCGAAAGAGCTCGGCAGCCTGGTCGTGATGGTGGACCTGATCGTCGGTTGGCCGGCGATCCAGAGTCTGGCGAAGTGGTGCCGGCGCAAGGACATGATCCTGCACATGCACCGCGCCGGGCACGGCACCTACACGCGCCAGAAGAGCCACGGCGTCAGCTTCCGCGTGATCGCCAAGTGGCTGCGGCTGGCCGGTGTCGACCACCTGCACGCAGGCACCGCGGTCGGCAAGCTGGAGGGCGACCCGCTGACCGTGCAGGGCTATTACAACGTCTGCCGCGATGCGCGCACCGCCATCGACTTGCCGCGCGGGCTGTACTTCGAGCAGGACTGGGCCGATTTGCGCAAGGTCATGCCGGTGGCCTCGGGCGGCATCCACGCCGGCCAGATGCACCAGCTGATCGACTACCTCGGCGACGACGTCGTGCTGCAGTTCGGCGGCGGCACCATCGGCCACCCGGACGGGATCCAGGCTGGTGCGGTGGCCAATCGCGTGGCCCTCGAAGCGATGGTCAAGGCGCGCAACGAAGGCCGCGACATCGCTGCCGAAGGCCCGGAGGTCCTGCGTCGCGCCGCGCAGTTCTGCACGCCGCTGAAGCGGGCGCTCGAGGTCTGGAAGGACGTCAGCTTCAACTATGCCTCGACCGACAGCAGCGACTACGCGACTACCCCAACCGCCGCCTGA
- a CDS encoding sigma-70 family RNA polymerase sigma factor, translating into MPVEPSLETTIDLVDRSRSGDDAARNRLIQRYLPLLSRWAHGRLPHTARDLSETADLVQVTLLRAFQNLPAFDVQGPGAFFGYLRHIMTNLLRDEMRRVGRRPLMAELDERLEEPEASPLASSITFETLKAYESALARMQPEARELVVMRVELGMPHEEIAAVTGSPSPNAARMRVARALADLAREMAAFKPE; encoded by the coding sequence ATGCCCGTCGAACCCAGCCTGGAAACCACCATCGACCTGGTCGACCGCAGTCGCAGCGGCGACGACGCGGCGCGCAACCGCTTGATCCAGCGCTATCTCCCGCTGTTGTCGCGCTGGGCCCATGGGCGCCTGCCGCACACCGCGCGCGATCTGTCCGAAACCGCCGATCTGGTCCAGGTCACCCTGTTGCGTGCGTTCCAGAACCTGCCGGCGTTTGATGTGCAGGGACCGGGGGCTTTCTTCGGTTATCTGAGGCACATCATGACCAATCTGCTGCGCGACGAGATGCGTCGCGTCGGCCGCCGGCCGCTGATGGCGGAACTCGACGAGCGCCTGGAGGAACCCGAGGCCTCGCCGCTGGCGAGCAGCATCACCTTCGAGACATTGAAGGCCTACGAGTCTGCGCTGGCGCGGATGCAGCCCGAGGCGCGGGAGCTGGTGGTGATGCGGGTGGAACTGGGCATGCCGCATGAGGAGATCGCCGCGGTCACCGGCAGCCCGAGTCCGAATGCGGCGCGCATGCGCGTGGCGCGCGCGCTGGCCGATCTGGCGCGCGAGATGGCGGCGTTCAAGCCGGAGTGA
- the cbbX gene encoding CbbX protein, whose product MSAPAYHIPGRSQARADASPGVSAPAAAPPRTIAEVLAATQVEAVLDELDRELIGLAPVKQRIREIAALLVVDRMRAAHGLQAQPPSLHMCFTGNPGTGKTTVALRMATILHRLGYVRSGHLVAVGRDDLVGQYIGHSAPKTREVLKRAMGGVLFIDEAYTLYRPENERDYGLEAIEVLLQVMENQREDLVVVLAGYQQRMDVFFQSNPGLSSRIAHHLAFPDYAEPELLQIGERMLAAQNYRFDAGARRAFEEYLALRVTQPHFANARSVRNALDRARLRQAGRLYADRERALTREDLCTLAEPDIRASRVFAPAPTP is encoded by the coding sequence ATGAGCGCGCCCGCCTATCACATCCCCGGACGCAGCCAGGCGCGCGCGGATGCCTCGCCCGGCGTGTCGGCGCCGGCTGCGGCGCCCCCGCGGACCATCGCCGAGGTGCTCGCGGCGACCCAGGTCGAGGCGGTGCTGGACGAGCTCGACCGCGAGCTGATCGGCCTGGCGCCGGTGAAGCAGCGCATCCGCGAGATCGCCGCCCTGCTGGTGGTCGACCGGATGCGCGCCGCGCACGGCCTGCAGGCGCAGCCGCCCTCGCTGCACATGTGCTTCACCGGCAATCCCGGGACCGGCAAGACCACCGTCGCGTTGCGCATGGCGACCATCCTGCACCGGCTCGGCTATGTGCGCAGCGGCCACCTGGTGGCGGTCGGACGCGACGATCTGGTCGGCCAGTACATCGGCCACTCGGCGCCCAAGACGCGCGAGGTGTTGAAGCGGGCGATGGGCGGGGTGCTGTTCATCGACGAGGCCTATACCCTGTACCGGCCGGAGAACGAGCGCGACTACGGCCTCGAGGCGATCGAGGTGCTGCTCCAGGTGATGGAGAACCAGCGCGAGGACCTGGTCGTGGTCCTCGCCGGCTACCAGCAGCGGATGGATGTGTTCTTCCAGTCCAACCCCGGCCTGTCCTCGCGGATCGCGCACCATCTCGCCTTCCCCGACTACGCCGAACCCGAGTTGCTGCAGATCGGCGAACGCATGCTCGCGGCGCAGAACTACCGCTTCGACGCCGGCGCCCGGCGCGCCTTCGAGGAATACCTCGCGCTGCGCGTCACCCAGCCGCATTTCGCCAACGCGCGCAGTGTCCGCAATGCGCTCGACCGCGCGCGCCTGCGCCAGGCGGGCCGCCTGTACGCCGACCGCGAGCGCGCGCTGACGCGCGAGGACCTGTGCACCCTGGCCGAGCCCGACATCCGCGCCAGCCGGGTGTTCGCGCCCGCCCCGACCCCCTGA
- a CDS encoding LysR family transcriptional regulator — protein MKNLTFRQLRVFVEVARNLSFARAAESLHLTPPAVTMQVKELEAHVGLSLFAREGRKITLTPAGEYFLVYARRMLATLKDAGDAMARFKRVEGGTLSVGLVSTAKYFVPQLLARFREEHPGVEVKLAVCQNREQLVALLQAGEVDLAVMGRPPKELATRAEPFAAHPQVFVAPPGHPLAGSGHLPVTALAPFPLIVRERGSGTRAVLDSYLREQHFEPRTAMEMPSNETIKQAVIAGMGPAFLSLHTVGLELRAGALVLLDIEGTPVVRTWNLVHLLAKVLSPAAEAFRYFILERGETFLAAHDAPLLAMLGRAPG, from the coding sequence ATGAAGAATCTGACCTTTCGTCAGCTTCGCGTGTTTGTCGAAGTGGCGCGAAACCTGTCCTTTGCGCGGGCGGCCGAGTCACTGCACCTGACGCCGCCCGCCGTGACCATGCAGGTCAAGGAACTTGAGGCGCACGTTGGGCTTTCGCTGTTCGCGCGCGAGGGACGCAAGATCACGTTGACCCCCGCTGGGGAATACTTCCTGGTGTACGCGCGACGGATGCTCGCCACCCTGAAGGACGCCGGCGACGCAATGGCCCGCTTCAAGCGGGTCGAGGGTGGCACCCTGTCGGTAGGCTTGGTGAGCACGGCCAAGTACTTCGTCCCGCAGCTCCTGGCGCGGTTCCGCGAGGAGCATCCCGGCGTGGAAGTGAAACTGGCGGTATGCCAGAACCGCGAGCAACTGGTGGCGCTGTTGCAGGCGGGCGAAGTGGATCTCGCGGTGATGGGCCGCCCTCCCAAGGAACTGGCTACCCGCGCGGAACCGTTCGCTGCGCACCCTCAGGTATTCGTCGCACCACCCGGCCACCCTCTGGCGGGCTCCGGCCACCTTCCGGTCACTGCACTCGCGCCATTCCCGCTGATCGTGCGCGAACGCGGCTCCGGAACGCGCGCAGTGCTCGACAGCTACCTGCGCGAGCAGCACTTCGAGCCGCGCACCGCCATGGAGATGCCAAGCAACGAGACCATCAAGCAGGCCGTGATCGCCGGCATGGGGCCGGCCTTCCTGTCCCTGCATACGGTCGGCCTGGAACTGCGCGCAGGCGCTCTGGTGTTACTCGATATCGAAGGCACGCCGGTAGTGCGAACGTGGAATCTGGTACACCTGCTCGCGAAGGTGCTGTCGCCGGCAGCAGAAGCGTTTCGTTACTTCATTCTTGAGCGCGGCGAAACTTTCCTGGCTGCCCATGACGCCCCCCTGCTGGCCATGCTCGGGCGCGCTCCGGGTTAG
- a CDS encoding DUF4384 domain-containing protein, producing the protein MVVAAGTWFVLPREQPAAAAQAVWLRATGQQDEVLRPGGEVRLGDALSLELTLDRSRHVYVINEDTRGERFQLFPLAESDLANPLPAGRVRLPGTAAGEPIDWRITSRGGRERFYVLIADEPLADLKRLALDQPTMLQANDGSLYAANDPTRGVGGLSPRAPAGTVADADWLASLRQRYPALTVERFELANP; encoded by the coding sequence GTGGTGGTCGCGGCCGGCACCTGGTTCGTGCTGCCCCGCGAGCAGCCCGCCGCCGCGGCCCAGGCCGTGTGGCTGCGCGCCACCGGCCAGCAGGACGAGGTGCTGCGGCCCGGCGGCGAGGTCCGCCTCGGCGATGCCTTGTCGCTGGAGCTGACGCTGGATCGCAGCCGACATGTCTATGTGATCAACGAGGACACCCGCGGCGAGCGCTTCCAGCTGTTCCCGCTGGCCGAGTCGGACCTTGCCAATCCGCTGCCGGCCGGCCGCGTGCGCCTGCCCGGCACCGCCGCCGGCGAGCCGATCGACTGGCGCATCACCAGCCGCGGCGGCCGCGAGCGCTTCTACGTGCTGATCGCCGACGAGCCGCTCGCGGACCTCAAGCGACTCGCGCTCGACCAGCCGACGATGCTGCAGGCCAACGATGGCAGCCTGTACGCCGCCAACGATCCCACCCGCGGGGTCGGCGGCCTCTCCCCGCGCGCACCCGCGGGCACGGTGGCCGATGCCGACTGGCTGGCCAGCCTGCGCCAGCGCTATCCGGCGCTGACGGTTGAACGCTTCGAGCTGGCGAATCCGTGA
- a CDS encoding thioredoxin family protein — MAETAPPANPGWLAPAFTLRGTDGQWHALGSLAGTRGTVIAFICNHCPYVQAVLPRLLRDARDLAPRGVNVVAVNPNDGEAYPADNYQAMVEAARDWPFPYLHDATQAVARAFGAVCTPDFFGLDADLRLRYRGRLDASLKTAADSGAPRELYLAMCQIAQSGVGPVAQMPAIGCSIKWRAS; from the coding sequence ATGGCTGAAACCGCTCCGCCGGCCAATCCCGGCTGGCTCGCACCGGCGTTCACCTTGCGCGGTACCGACGGGCAATGGCATGCACTGGGCAGCCTCGCTGGCACGCGTGGAACCGTGATTGCGTTCATCTGCAATCACTGTCCCTATGTGCAGGCCGTCCTGCCGCGGCTGCTGCGCGACGCGCGCGATCTCGCTCCGCGCGGCGTCAACGTGGTGGCGGTCAATCCCAACGACGGCGAGGCCTATCCCGCAGACAACTACCAGGCAATGGTCGAGGCGGCGCGGGACTGGCCATTCCCTTACCTGCACGACGCCACGCAGGCCGTGGCGCGGGCCTTCGGCGCGGTCTGCACACCGGATTTCTTCGGCCTCGATGCCGACTTGCGCCTGCGCTACCGCGGACGGCTGGACGCTTCGCTCAAGACCGCAGCCGACAGCGGCGCGCCCCGCGAGTTGTATCTGGCGATGTGCCAGATAGCGCAATCCGGCGTGGGACCCGTGGCACAGATGCCTGCGATCGGATGTTCGATCAAATGGCGCGCAAGCTGA